The DNA window TGCAAAAATTAAATGCTCCATAACCAACTGGCTCTGCCCTATCCAATGACGTTAATCCAACAACCAACCAATTCCGGCTTGTAACTTGTAAGGAAGATACGATTTTCTCTTACCTTCTTCTTTCAATGTACGATTCCTCACGTAGAACGATTCGTGTGCAGAGATATTCTTCTTGTGATCTCCGCCGGGTCTCTGGCCTCTCGATTTGTTGCCGATACGCGCCTCGCTGGAGTAATATATCTTCTCCTTCAATTGCTTCGCCGATTTTGTCTCTGACTTGATTTCTTTTGCCTTCTTAGTTGAGTATAAACTCGTCGACGAAGTGAAGGAGACATATGTGCGATTTCCGCTGCTGTGGCTTCTCCGTAAGAGGTCTAGGATTCCCCAACGCTTTGTCGACGATGATCCAGTGGATCGGCTCTTCTTGCACGCCAGATTTGGCGTTCCGACGGATTTAGGTTTCCAAACGCAGTACGTTCCAGACGGAACTCCTTCCAATTCGTCCGCTgacgatgacgacgacg is part of the Cucurbita pepo subsp. pepo cultivar mu-cu-16 chromosome LG03, ASM280686v2, whole genome shotgun sequence genome and encodes:
- the LOC111790582 gene encoding uncharacterized protein LOC111790582, whose protein sequence is MSLQMQEEDFGMCPSFNSYSSGATADAARRAGGEFSSGCSSFDFDLLPSLKKAEDQADDDDFEFVSLQKSGDSDIFRGGLIAPAFPVFDSELLFEERQVERAEIDGRDSAIVQPIQIPLEKLLIRDRDNDPLSSSSSSSSSSSSADELEGVPSGTYCVWKPKSVGTPNLACKKSRSTGSSSTKRWGILDLLRRSHSSGNRTYVSFTSSTSLYSTKKAKEIKSETKSAKQLKEKIYYSSEARIGNKSRGQRPGGDHKKNISAHESFYVRNRTLKEEGKRKSYLPYKLQAGIGWLLD